In Sphaeramia orbicularis chromosome 1, fSphaOr1.1, whole genome shotgun sequence, a genomic segment contains:
- the mchr1a gene encoding melanin-concentrating hormone receptor 1, which produces MDFFNDSHVDNISHENINSTTDVDGTPHSSAVLPVIFGIICFLGIMGNCIVIYTIMKKTKCHGKQTVPDIFILNLSIVDLLFLLGMPFLIHQLLGNGTWHFGGVMCTLITALDSNSQIVSTYILTAMTLDRYLATVHPIRFNSVRTPYLAALVIGLVWGLSFLTIIPVLMYTGLMSLPDGLVACALLLPDPVTDTYWFTLYQFFLAFAIPLGIICLVFFRILQHMSTSVAPLPPRSLRVRTRKVTRMAVAICSAFFICWAPYYILQLVHLGVNQPSPAFSYAYYIAISMGYANSSINPFLYIILSETFKRRFFSAVCPTNRKFRVNPSNTDGSVSVRMIPEGAQQDPSEDLIPSRAVSQ; this is translated from the exons ATGGATTTCTTCAATGATTCGCATGTTGACAATATTTCCCACGAAAACATCAATTCCACAACAG ATGTAGATGGGACCCCTCACTCCAGTGCTGTCCTCCCTGTCATCTTTGGCATCATCTGCTTTCTGGGTATCATGGGGAACTGTATTGTCATCTACACAATCATGAAGAAGACCAAGTGTCATGGCAAGCAAACAGTTCCAGACATCTTTATCTTAAATTTGTCAATTGTTGATCTCCTTTTTCTCCTTGGGATGCCATTCCTTATCCACCAGTTGCTTGGCAACGGTACATGGCACTTTGGGGGGGTAATGTGTACGCTCATCACTGCACTTGACTCCAATAGCCAGATTGTCAGTACATACATACTCACTGCAATGACTCTCGACCGTTACTTGGCTACTGTTCATCCCATCCGCTTCAACTCTGTCCGCACCCCCTATTTAGCTGCGCTGGTTATTGGTCTGGTCTGGGGTCTGTCCTTCCTTACTATAATACCTGTACTGATGTACACAGGTCTGATGTCCCTTCCAGATGGTCTAGTGGCCTGTGCTCTCCTTTTGCCGGACCCTGTCACAGACACATATTGGTTCACCCTTTACCAGTTCTTTTTGGCTTTTGCTATACCCTTAGGCATCATCTGTCTGGTGTTCTTCAGGATACTCCAACACATGTCCACCAGCGTGGCACCACTGCCTCCACGAAGCTTAAGGGTTCGCACCAGAAAGGTGACCCGCATGGCAGTGGCCATCTGCTCGGCTTTCTTCATCTGCTGGGCTCCTTACTACATCCTGCAGCTGGTCCACCTGGGGGTGAATCAGCCAAGCCCAGCCTTCTCTTATGCCTACTACATAGCCATTAGCATGGGCTACGCTAACAGTTCCATTAACCCATTTCTTTACATTATCCTCAGTGAGACATTCAAGAGACGGTTCTTCAGCGCTGTATGTCCAACTAATAGAAAGTTTCGGGTGAACCCAAGTAACACAGATGGTAGTGTGAGTGTTCGAATGATACCCGAAGGAGCTCAGCAGGATCCATCTGAAGATCTGATACCATCCAGAGCAGTTTCACAATAA